From Sulfurovum zhangzhouensis, one genomic window encodes:
- the nusB gene encoding transcription antitermination factor NusB → MATRHQARAAVVGLLYAYDLGNENIAKFSDEILEEDKIRNKQREFSNALFHGTVENLDLIDTEIQKYLKEWDFDAIGKVEKAILRLGAYEILVAKTDRAIIINEAVELAKELADDKSPKFINGVLDAIGK, encoded by the coding sequence ATGGCAACAAGACACCAAGCGAGAGCGGCGGTAGTGGGTTTACTCTATGCGTATGATCTGGGTAATGAAAATATCGCTAAATTTTCTGATGAAATTCTTGAAGAAGATAAGATACGTAATAAGCAAAGAGAGTTCTCGAATGCTCTTTTTCACGGGACAGTAGAGAATCTTGATCTAATTGATACAGAGATTCAAAAGTACCTTAAAGAGTGGGATTTCGATGCAATCGGCAAGGTAGAAAAAGCGATTCTGCGTTTGGGTGCATATGAGATCCTTGTAGCAAAGACTGATAGGGCTATTATTATCAATGAAGCTGTTGAACTTGCTAAAGAGTTGGCAGATGACAAATCACCAAAGTTCATCAATGGGGTATTGGACGCTATAGGAAAGTAG
- a CDS encoding dehypoxanthine futalosine cyclase: MTASMTKRMSIEEAIELIEKADLKTLGKMAYARKQELHPKGVTTFVVDRNINYTNICWVDCKFCAFYTHEKKENAYILSFDEIDQKIEELLAIGGTQILFQGGVHPKLEIEWYEDLVEHIHKKYPQVTIHGFSAIEIDYIARRSNISISEVLRRLKEKGLSSIPGAGAEILSDRVRDIIAPKKLDKDTWLEVHREAHKLGIKSTATMMYGTVETTREIVEHWDLIRQLQEETGGFRAFIMWSYQSDNTQLKRELPTIEKTTSNLYLRYLAVARLFLDNFPNIQSSWVTQGSYIGQMALLFGANDLGSTMMEENVVSAAGAKNQMNQEEMIKLIKDVGENPAKRNTAYEILERFY, translated from the coding sequence ATGACAGCAAGTATGACCAAACGAATGAGTATTGAAGAAGCAATTGAGCTTATTGAAAAGGCAGACCTTAAAACATTGGGAAAGATGGCTTACGCACGTAAGCAGGAGCTGCATCCAAAGGGTGTGACTACTTTTGTAGTAGACCGTAATATCAACTACACCAATATCTGTTGGGTAGACTGTAAGTTCTGCGCTTTTTATACACATGAGAAAAAAGAGAATGCCTATATCCTCAGTTTTGATGAGATCGATCAAAAGATCGAAGAGTTGCTTGCTATCGGAGGTACCCAAATACTTTTTCAAGGCGGGGTTCACCCAAAACTTGAGATCGAGTGGTATGAGGATCTGGTAGAGCATATCCATAAAAAGTATCCTCAAGTGACCATTCACGGTTTCTCAGCTATTGAGATCGATTATATCGCCCGCCGTTCCAATATCTCTATCTCTGAAGTATTACGTCGTTTGAAAGAAAAAGGACTTAGTTCTATTCCCGGAGCAGGGGCAGAAATACTCAGTGACCGTGTACGTGATATTATTGCACCAAAGAAACTGGATAAAGATACTTGGCTTGAAGTACACAGAGAAGCGCATAAGCTCGGTATAAAATCCACAGCAACTATGATGTACGGAACAGTGGAAACCACTAGAGAGATTGTAGAACACTGGGATCTTATACGTCAGCTGCAAGAAGAAACAGGCGGTTTCAGAGCATTTATTATGTGGTCGTATCAAAGCGATAATACACAGCTCAAGCGTGAATTGCCTACAATTGAAAAGACGACCTCGAACCTTTATTTGCGTTATTTGGCGGTAGCCAGACTCTTTTTGGACAATTTTCCTAATATTCAAAGTTCCTGGGTTACCCAAGGCTCTTATATCGGTCAAATGGCACTGCTTTTTGGGGCGAATGATCTGGGATCAACAATGATGGAAGAGAATGTTGTATCGGCAGCTGGAGCAAAAAATCAGATGAACCAGGAAGAGATGATCAAATTGATCAAGGATGTAGGCGAAAATCCTGCTAAACGTAACACAGCGTACGAAATTTTGGAGAGATTTTATTAA
- the ribH gene encoding 6,7-dimethyl-8-ribityllumazine synthase, with protein sequence MAVVEGHLSVDRSKKVAIINARFNHFITDRLVEGAKDVYARHGGNTDDLDLILVPGAFEIPFALDKALASGKYDAVCCLGAVIRGATPHFDYVSAEATKGVANVTLKYGKPATFGVLTVDSIEQAIERAGTKAGNKGGEAMASLIELMNLYTELDK encoded by the coding sequence ATGGCAGTAGTAGAAGGTCACTTAAGTGTAGATAGAAGTAAAAAAGTAGCGATCATCAATGCAAGATTTAACCATTTTATTACAGATAGACTGGTAGAAGGTGCTAAAGATGTATATGCTAGACATGGCGGAAACACTGATGATCTTGATTTGATCTTGGTTCCGGGTGCATTTGAGATCCCGTTTGCACTGGATAAAGCCCTGGCATCAGGCAAGTATGACGCCGTATGTTGTTTGGGTGCTGTGATCCGTGGAGCAACACCTCACTTTGATTATGTATCTGCTGAAGCAACAAAAGGTGTGGCGAATGTAACACTTAAATACGGTAAACCGGCTACATTTGGTGTACTTACGGTTGACAGTATCGAACAGGCAATTGAGAGAGCAGGTACAAAAGCTGGGAATAAAGGCGGTGAGGCAATGGCTAGTCTTATCGAGCTTATGAACCTTTACACTGAATTAGATAAATAA